Proteins encoded in a region of the Oncorhynchus gorbuscha isolate QuinsamMale2020 ecotype Even-year linkage group LG16, OgorEven_v1.0, whole genome shotgun sequence genome:
- the LOC124000085 gene encoding RNA binding protein fox-1 homolog 3-like isoform X5: MMMYFWGNQEATNPPEAMAQPYTTAQYPPPPQNGIPAEFAAPHPLPTQDYTGQNRVPEHAMTLYTPTQTHSEPPGTDNNTPAITANTTVPTDDVTQSEVSLQLQLQLSDSSEKQQPKRLHVSNIPFRFRDPDLRQMFGQFGKILDVEIIFNERGSKGFGFVTFETSTDADRAREKLNGTIVEGRKIEVNNATARVMTNKKVANPYTNGWKLNPVVGAVYGPELYAVTGFPYPATGATVAYRGAHLRGRGRAVYNTFRTAPPPPPIPAYGAVVYQDGFYGAEIYGGYAAYRYAQPTTAAAYSDSYGRVYATADPYHHTIGPAATYSVGTMASLYRGGYSRFTPY, from the exons GGTAACCAAGAGGCCACCAACCCCCCAGAAGCCATGGCCCAGCCGTACACGACTGCCCAGTACCCGCCTCCCCCACAGAATGGCATCCCAGCCGAGTTTGCGgcaccccaccccctccccacGCAGGACTACACCGGGCAGAACAGGGTGCCCGAGCATGCCATGACCCTCTACACCCCCACACAGACGCACAGTGAGCCGCCGGGCACCGACAACAACACGCCCGCCATCACCGCCAACACGACTGTACCG ACAGATGACGTGACGCAATCAGAGGTCTCCCTGCAGCTCCAGCTGCAGCTCTCAGACTCCTCGGAGAAGCAGCAGCCCAAGAGGTTACATGTCTCCAACATCCCCTTCCGCTTCCGTGACCCCGACCTGCGGCAAATGTTTGGG CAATTTGGAAAGATTCTAGATGTGGAGATTATCTTTAATGAGCGAGGATCCAAG GGCTTTGGGTTTGTAACTTTTGAAACGAGCACAGATGCCGACCGTGCGCGGGAGAAGCTAAACGGTACAATCGTAGAGGGACGCAAAATAGAG GTGAATAATGCAACAGCAAGAGTGATGACAAACAAAAAAGTTGCCAACCCATACACAAATG gCTGGAAGCTGAACCCTGTGGTGGGAGCTGTCTATGGTCCTGAACTGTATGCTG TAACAGGTTTCCCTTACCCGGCCACAGGGGCTACGGTGGCCTATAGGGGTGCCCACTTGCGAGGCCGGGGGCGGGCTGTGTACAACACCTTCCGCAcagcacctccaccaccacctatTCCAGCCTATGGAGC AGTGGTGTACCAGGATGGCTTCTATGGAGCAGAAATCTAT GGGGGCTACGCTGCGTACCGGTACGCCCAGCCCACCACCGCTGCTGCCTACAGTGACAG CTATGGCAGAGTCTATGCAACAGCAGACCCCTACCACCACACAATCGGCCCTGCCGCCACATACAGTGTGGGGACCATG
- the LOC124000085 gene encoding RNA binding protein fox-1 homolog 3-like isoform X6 gives MAQPYTTAQYPPPPQNGIPAEFAAPHPLPTQDYTGQNRVPEHAMTLYTPTQTHSEPPGTDNNTPAITANTTVPTDDVTQSEVSLQLQLQLSDSSEKQQPKRLHVSNIPFRFRDPDLRQMFGQFGKILDVEIIFNERGSKGFGFVTFETSTDADRAREKLNGTIVEGRKIEVNNATARVMTNKKVANPYTNGWKLNPVVGAVYGPELYAVTGFPYPATGATVAYRGAHLRGRGRAVYNTFRTAPPPPPIPAYGAVVYQDGFYGAEIYGGYAAYRYAQPTTAAAYSDSYGRVYATADPYHHTIGPAATYSVGTMASLYRGGYSRFTPY, from the exons ATGGCCCAGCCGTACACGACTGCCCAGTACCCGCCTCCCCCACAGAATGGCATCCCAGCCGAGTTTGCGgcaccccaccccctccccacGCAGGACTACACCGGGCAGAACAGGGTGCCCGAGCATGCCATGACCCTCTACACCCCCACACAGACGCACAGTGAGCCGCCGGGCACCGACAACAACACGCCCGCCATCACCGCCAACACGACTGTACCG ACAGATGACGTGACGCAATCAGAGGTCTCCCTGCAGCTCCAGCTGCAGCTCTCAGACTCCTCGGAGAAGCAGCAGCCCAAGAGGTTACATGTCTCCAACATCCCCTTCCGCTTCCGTGACCCCGACCTGCGGCAAATGTTTGGG CAATTTGGAAAGATTCTAGATGTGGAGATTATCTTTAATGAGCGAGGATCCAAG GGCTTTGGGTTTGTAACTTTTGAAACGAGCACAGATGCCGACCGTGCGCGGGAGAAGCTAAACGGTACAATCGTAGAGGGACGCAAAATAGAG GTGAATAATGCAACAGCAAGAGTGATGACAAACAAAAAAGTTGCCAACCCATACACAAATG gCTGGAAGCTGAACCCTGTGGTGGGAGCTGTCTATGGTCCTGAACTGTATGCTG TAACAGGTTTCCCTTACCCGGCCACAGGGGCTACGGTGGCCTATAGGGGTGCCCACTTGCGAGGCCGGGGGCGGGCTGTGTACAACACCTTCCGCAcagcacctccaccaccacctatTCCAGCCTATGGAGC AGTGGTGTACCAGGATGGCTTCTATGGAGCAGAAATCTAT GGGGGCTACGCTGCGTACCGGTACGCCCAGCCCACCACCGCTGCTGCCTACAGTGACAG CTATGGCAGAGTCTATGCAACAGCAGACCCCTACCACCACACAATCGGCCCTGCCGCCACATACAGTGTGGGGACCATG